From Sinorhizobium sp. B11:
GCAATATCGACGGAAATGCCGGCAACGGGGATCATCTGCGTTGCCTGGAAGATCAGCTTGCCGAAAAAGGTGAGCGACACATAGAGGATCAGCATCGCGCCGGCATAGATGAAATAGGCCCTGTGGAGCGAATTCTGGCCACCGAGGTCCGTCGGGTCGAAATCGCGCAGCGCTTCCGAAGTGGCAGTGATATTCCGCCCCCTCGCCTTGAACCGCGGCCAGGAAAAGAAGGCCACGAAAAAACAGCCGAAAGCGAAAGCGTAAAGGAAAGAGGGCTCGAACCGAACGCCCATCATGGGCAGTTGCGGCATGTCGCTGATGGTCAGGCCCTGGTAGTTCCAGAGCGACCACGGGATATCCGCCGGCCATGGATTATCCATCCGCCTCTCCAGAATTAGTGGCGCTCAAAGGTTCTCACGCGGAACCGGTCAGCGCCGGTGTATCCGGATTTTTCTGGCTAGCAGTTGCCGACATTCGGGTCGCACGGGCCCGCCACCGCAGCGGGCGGAACGACAGCGACGGTCGATATGCAGAGGCCGATAGCGATGAGTAGTACGAAGATACGCATGTTACCCTCCCTAACTCACTTTATAGTAGCATAATTGAAGAAACAGGGAAAGAGTTTCTGCCGAACGCGGCAGTCTGGCCCAAGGAAAGACGCTACGAATTAAGGATTTATCGTTTTGTTAGCCAATATTTTGACTTGAGTGGACTACTATCTATCATTGAGTTAGCGAGTTCGAAACTATAACAGGCCTGCATTTCCCGGCTTGGCTGGAGACCGAACTTGGCGTCTCGCACAGCCCGGAAAGCGCCGCCTCTCGGCTCAGACCCTCAGCTATTCGCCACTAACTCATTGATCCTGAATAAGAATTTCTGAAAATGCAGCAAAAACGGCCAAAATTCCGGCTAAGTCATTGATCCTGAATAAGTGATCCACTTACTCCCAAACTTACGCGTAAAGAAATTCAAATCAGGAGAAAGCCTCCGGCGACGGAAAAAAATATAAAAGTTTTTCCGCTTTCCTGCGTCACTTATTCAGGATCAAGGACTTAGCTGTTTTTTAGCCATGCAGGCAGCATGAGACCGCCATCGGACCTCGCTGCGGCGATCCCGCCTGCCTCAATGATGATGGTCGCGGGAGCGCAGCCAATGGAAGGAAAAGTGCCGGTGGGCGTCCTCGCGGCGGAAGGCGTCGCGGATGTGCTGCGTGTAATACCAGCCCGGCGATGGCGCGGTGACCAGGTTTATGACGACGCCCTGAGGCACGTCGAAATATCGGCGGTGGCCTTTCAGCCGGTGCTCGATCTCGAGGATCCGCGTGACGGGATCATAGGTGATCTCGCTGATCAGATGCGATGCGAGTTTGACCGTCACCGCAACCGGGGGCTCATCGGAGGACTGGGCGGGATCATACGACGGTGTTCCTTGCTCGCCGGTTGCGGCAGCAGGGTTTGCTGCATGCTCGTCTCGTTCGCCCTGTCCGTTATGGTCCCCTTGCCCGTTATGGCCCCCTTGTCCGTTATGGACTGGGCTCATCCCCGCCCCACACTTCCGGATTCCAGCGGGCGGTTCGAAGGCTCGATCTGGGATTCGTAGAAATCCAGCTTGTCCTCGGCGATGCGCAGGCCGACGATATGTCCTTCGATGACATCGAGATGGGTATGCATGCTGCCGTCGGAAAATTCGACGACCAGCCTGGAAGGTTCTTCGCTATAGCCAATCCTGCTGATTTCCCTGTCCCGGTGCATCCTGTCAGATTTACCGATAGCATTCTTAAGTTTTTCAAGCATAAGCGAACTCCTCTATTCTAATAAATCCTTGATTAATTCATTGCATGCGGCAACGATTATCGTTTAATTCAGTTAAATAGGGTGGTTAACGTCCGTATTTACGCGTAAAGGCTGCATTCCTTACTGTTATTCTTGCGCCGCCATCACCCGGGGCGATTTTCCTCCCGCTAGGTCAGGCACGAAAAGCGGCTGAGGCCCCAAACGCGCAGTTCCCCGAAAAGGTTCCCGCCGGCCGTTCACAATTTTTGCTTTTCCCCTCCCCATTCATTGCGCCAACCGTTGCTCTGTTATCTCCCCGGCAAACCGGGATGTGATGGCATGAGCGAACTGACGGCGCGGCAGCAGCGCTTTGTGGAGGAATATCTCGTCGATACTGTCGGCGCGCAGGCGGCGATAAGGGCGGGCTATTCGCCGCGCGGCGCGAAGGAGACTGCCTGCAGGCTGCTGAAGATACCTCATATTGCCGCAGCCATCGGCGAGGCGAAGGCCGAGCGCTCCGAGCGGACGCGCATCGATGCGGACTGGCTGCTGACGCGGCTTGCCGCCGAGGCCGAAGCCGATCTCGGCGATCTCTATGACGAGAAAGGCGATCTCCTGCCGATCCGGGAATGGCCCGAGATCTGGCGGCAGGGGCTGGTGACGGATCTCGAAATCTCCGCGCTCTACGAGGGCACCGGCAAGGAGCGCCGCGAAATCGGCCATGTGAAGAAGGTGAAATTTGCCGAGCGGCTGCGCCGGCTGGAGCTGATCGGCAAGCATATCCGCATCAACGCCTTCAAGGAGATCATCGAGCACAAGGGCCTCTCCGCGCTTGCCGAGCGGCTGGAGCGGGCGCAAAGGCGCAGTGAGACGCAAAACGATGGCGAAGCGCAGTAGCATGACGCGCCGAAAGCCCCTGCCCGCCGCATCCGGCGAAATCAGCGATCCCAATGACGCGATCATCGAGCTTGCCGCCGCCTGCCGCTTAAGCCCGAAGCGCTGGAGCAGGCTCGCCTGGGACTGGGGCATGGGCGAGCTCAAGGGCTATGACGGCCCGCGCCCCTGGCAGGACGAGATCAACGAGCTGATCGGCGCCCATCTTTCTGACCCTGCCACCCGCTACCAGCCGCTGCAGATCGCGGTCGCCTCCGGCCACGGCATCGGCAAATCGGCGGAAATGGGCATGCTCTCCAACTGGGCCATGTCCTGTTTTGCCGATTGCAAGATCGTCACGACGGCCAATACCGAGGGCCAGCTGCGCACCAAGACGGCGCCCGAAATCGGCAAATGGTTCCGGCTTTCGATCACCGCCCACTGGTTCGATGTGCAGGCCATGTCCATCAAGTCGCGCGATCCCGAGCGCAGCGAAAGCTGGCGGCAGGATTTCGTCTCCTGGAGCGAGCACAATACGGAAGCCTTCGCCGGCCTGCACAACAAGGGCCGCATCATCCTCCTGCTCTTCGACGAGGCCTCGAAGATCCACGACAAGGTCTGGGAAGTGGCCGAAGGCGCGCTGACGGACGAGGATACGGTCATCATCTGGATCGTCTTCGGCAACCCGACCAGAAACAGTGGCCGCTTCCGCGAATGCTTCCGCCGCTTCCGCCACCGCTGGACCGGCCGGCAGATCGACAGCCGCACGGTGCCCGGCACCAACAAAGAGTTCCTGCAACATCTCGTGGACGATCACGGCGAGGATAGCGATATCGTCAAGGTGCGCGTGCGCGGCCAGTTCCCGAGCCAGTCCGCCATGCAGTTCATCTCCGCCGACGATGCCGACCGGGCCAGATCAACGCACCTGCGCCCCGAGCAATATGCCTTCGCGCCCGTCATTTTGGGCGTCGACCCCGCCTGGACGGGCGACGACCCGACGGTGATCATGCTGCGCCAGGGCCTCTATTCGAAGCGGCTGGCGACCATTGCCCGCAACGACAACGATATCGAGGTCGCCAATCTCATCGCCCGGCTGGAGGATGAATACGAGGCCGACGCCGTCTTCGTGGATGCCGGCTACGGCACCGGCATCGCCAGCGCCGGTACCGTCATGGGCCGCTCGTGGCAGCTCGTCTGGTTCGGCTCGACGAAGGTGCTCGACCCCGGCTATTACAATATGCGCGCCTATATCTGGGGCCAGATGAAACGCTGGCTGAAGGCCGGCGGCGCCATCGATCCCGGCAATGAGGTTCTCTACCAGGACCTGGTGGGACCGGAGACCGTGGCGCGGCTGGACGGCAAGATCCAGCTCGAAAGCAAGGAAGACATGAAGGATCGCGGACTGCCATCGCCGAATGAAGGCGATGCGCTGGCGCTGACATTCACGCAGCCGGTGGTGAAGAAGATGCGTCACCGGTCGGAGACCGGGGTGAAGGCTGTGGTGGATTATGATGTCTATGGGTAGCGCGGCGTGGCGCAGTGGTTGCGCATTTGCGCGACATGCTCAAGAAATTACTTCAGGGCTTCGTCATAGGAGCGACGATGCTCTTCGACGACGGGCAGATTGTCCCGGACCCACAGGTTGAAGCTCTCAAGAGCGTGCAGCACGCCGGCGCCCATATCGGTTAGTTCATATTCGACGCGTGGCGGTACTTCGGGAAAGTAATGACGCATGACCATGCCGTCGCGCTCCAGGTTGCGCAGCGTCAGCGTCAGCATTCTCTGGGTGATCCCGTCGATCTCTTTCCTGAGCGCTGAAAAGCGCAGCCGTTGCTCATCGGCGACAGACAGCCGCCATAGAACATGCACAGTCCACTTGTCGCCCAGCCGTGTGCAAATCCCGTTTGACGGGATCGGCCTGAATTGTGGCTTGTCCTCTGGTCCCTGAAGGGAACCGGGGCCGATACCATTGTCCAAGCGTATCATCCTTGTGCCTGACGCTGAAAAATGTGCCGTCTTCCAGCGATTTTCTACTCGTATATATGGACGGTCGTTGTTCAACGCGAGGGTTCCCAATGACCAATGACAAACATCCAATTCTCGTTTTCGGCGCCACCGGTCGCCAGGGCGGATCGGTCGCCAGAGCCTTACTGAAAGCGAAGCGACCTGTCCGCGCACTTGTATTGAATACCGGGTCCCCGGCCGCGATCGCCCTGCAGGACGCCGGTGTCGAAATCGTGCCCGGATCATTCGAGGACGAGGATACTGTCCGGGCAGCGATGAAAGACGCATATGGCGTTTTCAGCGTGCTGCCGGCCAAGCTGTCGGCGGAAGAGGAAGAACGCCGGGGGATTTCGATCGCCGACCTGGCCGTCGAAAGCGGCGTCGCGCATCTCGTTTATTCCTCGGGCGCCAGCGTCGGCGACAAGCCGACGGGTGTGGCACGTTTTGACGCCAAGCCTCGCATAGAGGCGCATATCCGCAAACTGCCTGTCACGGCCACCATCGTCAGGCCGATGATCTTCATGGAAATGCTGGTGCGGCCCGGATTCGGCCTGGACAAGGGGCAGTTGCTCTCTCTCATCAGGCCGGAGCATTCGATCCAGCTGACCGCCGTGGACGATATCGGCAAATTCGTTGCGGCCATGTTCGCCGACAAGACCCGGTTCGGCGGCGTCACCTTGAAAATCGCAAGCGACAGGCTGACCGGCTACGAACTCGAGGCCACCCTGAGCGAAATCGCCGGCCGCACGATCGCCTATGCGCGCTTTCCCGACGATGTTCTTGCAGCCAATGCCGACCTCGCGCACATGGCCAGGAGCCTGGAAGATGGTCCACTGGCAGAACGTGTGGATCTGGATCTCATGCGCGAGATCAATCCGGAAATCCTCACTTTCCGCACCTGGCTCGCCGGGATCGGCCGAAAGGCGTTCGACGAAGCCCTGGGGTAGAATGCGGCAGGCAACCCCTTTTGATGTCCGCAACGGGCCGACGGCGGCATTGGTGGCATTTGCTGGCTCACCGCATCAATTCGCGCTTCGCATCCTGCGCCGATGGTAAAACACGCAAGTCACCGAACGGAGACCGGCAGTTAAGGCGGTGGCGGATTATGAGGTGCATGGGTGATGCATGGCCAGGCTTGCGGAATTCAGCAAGTGCCGCTCATGCCTTCGCGTCGCATACTCCTATTAAGGCCTGTTGGCACAATGCGGCTTGGCCGGCTTTCTTCAACACCAGCAGCCAATTGCGGCCATTCGATTTAGCGCGTATTCGTGCAAGCCAGACCCGCCGTTGCGGCGCGGCCGAGAAGGCCCATGCGACGCCGGTTCCCAAACATATGTCCATATCGGCTGACACTAGCCGGCGACGGAAAACAACGAGATGAATGCGCGAGTTCGGCCCGCAGATAGCTGGAACGTCAGACGGATCGCCATCGCCGTTTTGCTTGGCGCGACTTGCGCCGCATACATTCGCGCCTTTGATTTCTGGCAGCTTGATCCAGCCAATGGGCTGCGCGTCATTCTCGATCTGTTGGGAGGTCCGCTTCTTTTCCTGTCGGTCGCGGTGACGCTATTCATCTGGTCTATCGGCCTATTTATCGCATTGTGGCGCCATACTTTCCGGAAGGCGGCCAGCAGCCTTATTGCCATTCTCGTTATTCCCGTCTGGAGTATGACGCTCCTCAGCGCGCCCTTGTTCGATCCCTGGTTTTGGTATGTCGTCTTCAACAAATCGAGTTTCGAAGCCGAGGCAGCCACCAAGGGCTCTTCACAGGACAGCACAAATTTCACCGTGATCGAAGGACGCGACGTCTCGACGGGCATCGCCGGCGCTGATCTCAATCATTTCATCGCTCTGATTTATAGCGAAAGCGATCCGGCCAAACTGGCAGTGCCCGGTTCGTCGCTGACGCATATCTACGGCAAGTTTTACAGGCGAGACGAATACTTCTGATATCAGCAAGGCCGACGGCGGCATTTGCGCTAACCGAAGCCGTGTCTTCACCACTCATCCGGAGTTTTGGGAAGCCGCGTGCGGACTATGTAGAGACGAAGGGGGATCAGAAGCATACATGCCCCGAAGAAGCCGAGCAGCAAGTATGTCAGCCAGCCGCCCCAGTGATAGCCGGCCTTTTCGGCTATCGCATTCAGGATAAAGGCGCCTGACATCCCGACAGCTGCCCATCCGAACGGCAGGTGAGTATGCATGAATTTATCCGCCATCCACCCTGCAACCAGGCCTACGATGATGGCAGTGACCCAGCCGATCTCCCCTTCTGTCATCCTTGCAATCTCCTCGCTTGAATGGGGACAGGAAGCCGATATTCGCTGGAAAGAATAACTGAAAGAACGCGCGCCATCCACTGCGCTGGCGCAGGTCGAAGGCGCTTCAACGCGCTGTTCACGCCGTGCCGGCGGCTCCCATCGGCGCCGGAGCCTCTTCGAAACATTCGATCAGCATATCCGTCAGCACCCGCACCTTCCGCGTCGCATGCTGCCCCGACGGGCGGATGACGTAGATGCCGGCGGGCGGTGGCGGGTAGCGTGTCATGACCGCAACCAGCGCGCCGGAAGCCAGATGGTCGTGGGTTACGCCATCGGGTATCCACGCTATGCCGACGCCGGCCAGGGCGGCGGCGGCGAGAGCGAGCGCGTTATCGGCCTTGAAGCGTCCGCGCGGATGAACCGTGATGATCTCCTCTCCGTCCATGAACTGCCAGACCTCCGTTGCCTGCATCAGGGCCTCATGGCCGGCGAGTTCCTCCGGCGTCTCGGGCGAACCGTGCCTTCTGATATAATCCGGGCTCGCGACCAGCTTTCCGTAGAGCGGACCGATGCGTCTTGCGACCAGGTTCGAGTCCGGCAGGTAGCCGACCCGGATCGCGCAATCGAAACCTTCGGCGATGAGGTCGACGAAGCGGTCGCTGTAATACGCATGGATGTGGAGCTCGGGGTGGCGTTGCGCCATCTGCGCCAGCACGTGGGCGAAGTGGCTGGGGCCGAAGGAAACCGGCACGGCAATGCGTAGCCGGCCGCGTAGCTCGCCGGAAGGCAGGATCGTTTCCATGGCAGCGTCGATCTCGGAACCGACCCTGGCGGCATGATCCCGAAAGGTGATCCCCGCTTCGGTGAGCGCCGCACCGCGGGTCGTTCGCGCCAGAAGCTGGACGCCGAGTTCGGCTTCGAGCCGGATGAGCCGGCGGCTGACCATGGACTTGGAAATGCCGAGCCGCCGCGCGGCGGGCGAAACGCCGCCGGCATCGGCAACTTCCACGAATGTCCTGAGATCTTCGATATCCACGGTTAGCGTTCCCCATCTTGCGACACAGCTTGGCAGGATGGGAG
This genomic window contains:
- a CDS encoding KTSC domain-containing protein, producing the protein MSPVHNGQGGHNGQGDHNGQGERDEHAANPAAATGEQGTPSYDPAQSSDEPPVAVTVKLASHLISEITYDPVTRILEIEHRLKGHRRYFDVPQGVVINLVTAPSPGWYYTQHIRDAFRREDAHRHFSFHWLRSRDHHH
- a CDS encoding terminase; the protein is MTRRKPLPAASGEISDPNDAIIELAAACRLSPKRWSRLAWDWGMGELKGYDGPRPWQDEINELIGAHLSDPATRYQPLQIAVASGHGIGKSAEMGMLSNWAMSCFADCKIVTTANTEGQLRTKTAPEIGKWFRLSITAHWFDVQAMSIKSRDPERSESWRQDFVSWSEHNTEAFAGLHNKGRIILLLFDEASKIHDKVWEVAEGALTDEDTVIIWIVFGNPTRNSGRFRECFRRFRHRWTGRQIDSRTVPGTNKEFLQHLVDDHGEDSDIVKVRVRGQFPSQSAMQFISADDADRARSTHLRPEQYAFAPVILGVDPAWTGDDPTVIMLRQGLYSKRLATIARNDNDIEVANLIARLEDEYEADAVFVDAGYGTGIASAGTVMGRSWQLVWFGSTKVLDPGYYNMRAYIWGQMKRWLKAGGAIDPGNEVLYQDLVGPETVARLDGKIQLESKEDMKDRGLPSPNEGDALALTFTQPVVKKMRHRSETGVKAVVDYDVYG
- a CDS encoding GlsB/YeaQ/YmgE family stress response membrane protein — its product is MTEGEIGWVTAIIVGLVAGWMADKFMHTHLPFGWAAVGMSGAFILNAIAEKAGYHWGGWLTYLLLGFFGACMLLIPLRLYIVRTRLPKTPDEW
- a CDS encoding helix-turn-helix transcriptional regulator, whose translation is MIRLDNGIGPGSLQGPEDKPQFRPIPSNGICTRLGDKWTVHVLWRLSVADEQRLRFSALRKEIDGITQRMLTLTLRNLERDGMVMRHYFPEVPPRVEYELTDMGAGVLHALESFNLWVRDNLPVVEEHRRSYDEALK
- a CDS encoding KTSC domain-containing protein, encoding MLEKLKNAIGKSDRMHRDREISRIGYSEEPSRLVVEFSDGSMHTHLDVIEGHIVGLRIAEDKLDFYESQIEPSNRPLESGSVGRG
- a CDS encoding terminase small subunit, yielding MSELTARQQRFVEEYLVDTVGAQAAIRAGYSPRGAKETACRLLKIPHIAAAIGEAKAERSERTRIDADWLLTRLAAEAEADLGDLYDEKGDLLPIREWPEIWRQGLVTDLEISALYEGTGKERREIGHVKKVKFAERLRRLELIGKHIRINAFKEIIEHKGLSALAERLERAQRRSETQNDGEAQ
- a CDS encoding NmrA/HSCARG family protein; translated protein: MTNDKHPILVFGATGRQGGSVARALLKAKRPVRALVLNTGSPAAIALQDAGVEIVPGSFEDEDTVRAAMKDAYGVFSVLPAKLSAEEEERRGISIADLAVESGVAHLVYSSGASVGDKPTGVARFDAKPRIEAHIRKLPVTATIVRPMIFMEMLVRPGFGLDKGQLLSLIRPEHSIQLTAVDDIGKFVAAMFADKTRFGGVTLKIASDRLTGYELEATLSEIAGRTIAYARFPDDVLAANADLAHMARSLEDGPLAERVDLDLMREINPEILTFRTWLAGIGRKAFDEALG
- a CDS encoding LysR family transcriptional regulator codes for the protein MDIEDLRTFVEVADAGGVSPAARRLGISKSMVSRRLIRLEAELGVQLLARTTRGAALTEAGITFRDHAARVGSEIDAAMETILPSGELRGRLRIAVPVSFGPSHFAHVLAQMAQRHPELHIHAYYSDRFVDLIAEGFDCAIRVGYLPDSNLVARRIGPLYGKLVASPDYIRRHGSPETPEELAGHEALMQATEVWQFMDGEEIITVHPRGRFKADNALALAAAALAGVGIAWIPDGVTHDHLASGALVAVMTRYPPPPAGIYVIRPSGQHATRKVRVLTDMLIECFEEAPAPMGAAGTA